In Vitis vinifera cultivar Pinot Noir 40024 chromosome 17, ASM3070453v1, one genomic interval encodes:
- the LOC100255963 gene encoding protein ROOT INITIATION DEFECTIVE 3 isoform X3, translating into MREKKMDWSGGREALVVCSDRSMSVGITVWDMVSGDQLLHIPTCAASPHGLLCLREQFLVASQIHRHGSLGGGAIFIWPLNKPQSPLRNYPMEAIGPVSCSKDGVYIVGGAPSGNAYIWEVADGRLLKTWRAHHKSLTSMVFSDDDSLLISGSDDGMIRVWSMISLLDIADCGRFPSLFHSLLEHTSSITGLLSISGSSSPVLVSSSLDGTCKVWDLIRGRLLRTRVFPTAITAIVLDPGEQLLFSGSADGRIFVSMLDTGLVVDPFKVPEDRPIVLNGHNRSITALAFSRLGLVSASRDCAAHLWDVASGVIIRRFNHPKVSSARQLIHGNDHSPTFMLFPQSSPPYYWLPKHSFTKPADSRSGARMYTRSNTNETRDKYREPDVGCKNDKARHGDEQALAITFTRFDAEPVALICRLNRS; encoded by the exons atgagagagaaaaagatGGATTGGAGTGGAGGAAGAGAGGCATTGGTGGTGTGCAGTGATAGGAGTATGAGTGTGGGAATAACAGTGTGGGACATGGTCAGTGGTGACCAACTTCTCCACATTCCAACCTGTGCGGCTTCTCCCCATGGGCTCTTGTGTCTGAGAGAGCAGTTCCTTGTGGCTTCTCAGATTCACAGGCATGGGTCACTTGGTGGTGGCGCCATCTTCATCTGGCCCTTGAATAAG CCTCAATCGCCCCTTCGAAACTATCCAATGGAGGCCATCGGCCCAGTGTCATGCTCAAAGGATGGTGTATATATTGTGGGTGGTGCTCCTTCGGGAAATGCCTATATTTGGGAG GTTGCTGATGGAAGACTGCTCAAGACTTGGCGTGCCCATCACAAATCTTTGACTAGCATGGTGTTTTCTGATGATGATTCTCTTCTAATTTCTGGTTCTGACGATGGGATGATCCGGGTTTGGTCTATGATTAG TTTGCTAGACATCGCAGATTGTGGAAGGTTTCCTTCTTTGTTCCATTCTTTGTTGGAGCACACATCCTCTATAACTGGTCTGTTATCTATATCAGGCAGCTCGAGTCCAGTTCTCGTATCGAGCTCCCTTGATGGCACGTGCAAG GTTTGGGACCTGATCAGGGGTAGGCTTCTACGAACCCGAGTTTTTCCAACAGCAATAACTGCTATTGTTCTTGATCCAGGGGAGCAGCTCTTATTCTCTGGAAGCGCAGATGGGAGAATTTTTGTTAGCATGCTTGACACTGGGCTGGTGGTGGATCCATTCAAAGTTCCAGAGGATCGACCGATTGTGCTAAATGGACACAA CAGGTCCATAACTGCATTGGCCTTCAGTAGATTGGGTCTGGTGTCAGCTTCTAGGGACTGCGCTGCCCACCTCTGGGATGTTGCCAGTGGGGTTATCATCAGAAGATTCAATCATCCAAAAG TATCCTCAGCCAGGCAACTCATCCATGGGAATGATCACTCTCCTACCTTTATGTTGTTCCCACAGAGTTCACCTCCCTACTATTGGCTTCCAAAGCACAGTTTCACTAAACCAGCAGATTCTCGATCTGGAG CAAGAATGTACACCAGGAGCAATACAAATGAAACTAGAGACAAGTATAGAGAACCGGATGTGGGCTGCAAGAATGACAAAGCACGTCATGGAGATGAACAAGCACTTGCAATCACGTTTACTAGATTTGATGCAGAACCGGTTGCTCTTATCTGCAGACTCAACCGCAgctag
- the LOC100255963 gene encoding protein ROOT INITIATION DEFECTIVE 3 isoform X2, producing the protein MREKKMDWSGGREALVVCSDRSMSVGITVWDMVSGDQLLHIPTCAASPHGLLCLREQFLVASQIHRHGSLGGGAIFIWPLNKPQSPLRNYPMEAIGPVSCSKDGVYIVGGAPSGNAYIWEVADGRLLKTWRAHHKSLTSMVFSDDDSLLISGSDDGMIRVWSMISLLDIADCGRFPSLFHSLLEHTSSITGLLSISGSSSPVLVSSSLDGTCKVWDLIRGRLLRTRVFPTAITAIVLDPGEQLLFSGSADGRIFVSMLDTGLVVDPFKVPEDRPIVLNGHKSITALAFSRLGLVSASRDCAAHLWDVASGVIIRRFNHPKGAITNMVVIPKSSLLSVTNHQRFSNQFRVSLLDKYPQPGNSSMGMITLLPLCCSHRVHLPTIGFQSTVSLNQQILDLEQECTPGAIQMKLETSIENRMWAARMTKHVMEMNKHLQSRLLDLMQNRLLLSADSTAARKRKRAMLESSRIQEEEQSQLPSYQ; encoded by the exons atgagagagaaaaagatGGATTGGAGTGGAGGAAGAGAGGCATTGGTGGTGTGCAGTGATAGGAGTATGAGTGTGGGAATAACAGTGTGGGACATGGTCAGTGGTGACCAACTTCTCCACATTCCAACCTGTGCGGCTTCTCCCCATGGGCTCTTGTGTCTGAGAGAGCAGTTCCTTGTGGCTTCTCAGATTCACAGGCATGGGTCACTTGGTGGTGGCGCCATCTTCATCTGGCCCTTGAATAAG CCTCAATCGCCCCTTCGAAACTATCCAATGGAGGCCATCGGCCCAGTGTCATGCTCAAAGGATGGTGTATATATTGTGGGTGGTGCTCCTTCGGGAAATGCCTATATTTGGGAG GTTGCTGATGGAAGACTGCTCAAGACTTGGCGTGCCCATCACAAATCTTTGACTAGCATGGTGTTTTCTGATGATGATTCTCTTCTAATTTCTGGTTCTGACGATGGGATGATCCGGGTTTGGTCTATGATTAG TTTGCTAGACATCGCAGATTGTGGAAGGTTTCCTTCTTTGTTCCATTCTTTGTTGGAGCACACATCCTCTATAACTGGTCTGTTATCTATATCAGGCAGCTCGAGTCCAGTTCTCGTATCGAGCTCCCTTGATGGCACGTGCAAG GTTTGGGACCTGATCAGGGGTAGGCTTCTACGAACCCGAGTTTTTCCAACAGCAATAACTGCTATTGTTCTTGATCCAGGGGAGCAGCTCTTATTCTCTGGAAGCGCAGATGGGAGAATTTTTGTTAGCATGCTTGACACTGGGCTGGTGGTGGATCCATTCAAAGTTCCAGAGGATCGACCGATTGTGCTAAATGGACACAA GTCCATAACTGCATTGGCCTTCAGTAGATTGGGTCTGGTGTCAGCTTCTAGGGACTGCGCTGCCCACCTCTGGGATGTTGCCAGTGGGGTTATCATCAGAAGATTCAATCATCCAAAAG GGGCAATTACTAATATGGTAGTGATCCCAAAGTCGTCACTGCTTTCTGTGACAAACCATCAGCGATTCTCTAATCAGTTCCGTGTTTCTTTGCTTGACAAGTATCCTCAGCCAGGCAACTCATCCATGGGAATGATCACTCTCCTACCTTTATGTTGTTCCCACAGAGTTCACCTCCCTACTATTGGCTTCCAAAGCACAGTTTCACTAAACCAGCAGATTCTCGATCTGGAG CAAGAATGTACACCAGGAGCAATACAAATGAAACTAGAGACAAGTATAGAGAACCGGATGTGGGCTGCAAGAATGACAAAGCACGTCATGGAGATGAACAAGCACTTGCAATCACGTTTACTAGATTTGATGCAGAACCGGTTGCTCTTATCTGCAGACTCAACCGCAgctagaaagagaaaaagggcGATGCTTGAGAGTTCAAGGATTCAGGAAGAGGAGCAATCACAGTTGCCAAGTTATCAATGA
- the LOC100255963 gene encoding protein ROOT INITIATION DEFECTIVE 3 isoform X1, translated as MREKKMDWSGGREALVVCSDRSMSVGITVWDMVSGDQLLHIPTCAASPHGLLCLREQFLVASQIHRHGSLGGGAIFIWPLNKPQSPLRNYPMEAIGPVSCSKDGVYIVGGAPSGNAYIWEVADGRLLKTWRAHHKSLTSMVFSDDDSLLISGSDDGMIRVWSMISLLDIADCGRFPSLFHSLLEHTSSITGLLSISGSSSPVLVSSSLDGTCKVWDLIRGRLLRTRVFPTAITAIVLDPGEQLLFSGSADGRIFVSMLDTGLVVDPFKVPEDRPIVLNGHNRSITALAFSRLGLVSASRDCAAHLWDVASGVIIRRFNHPKGAITNMVVIPKSSLLSVTNHQRFSNQFRVSLLDKYPQPGNSSMGMITLLPLCCSHRVHLPTIGFQSTVSLNQQILDLEQECTPGAIQMKLETSIENRMWAARMTKHVMEMNKHLQSRLLDLMQNRLLLSADSTAARKRKRAMLESSRIQEEEQSQLPSYQ; from the exons atgagagagaaaaagatGGATTGGAGTGGAGGAAGAGAGGCATTGGTGGTGTGCAGTGATAGGAGTATGAGTGTGGGAATAACAGTGTGGGACATGGTCAGTGGTGACCAACTTCTCCACATTCCAACCTGTGCGGCTTCTCCCCATGGGCTCTTGTGTCTGAGAGAGCAGTTCCTTGTGGCTTCTCAGATTCACAGGCATGGGTCACTTGGTGGTGGCGCCATCTTCATCTGGCCCTTGAATAAG CCTCAATCGCCCCTTCGAAACTATCCAATGGAGGCCATCGGCCCAGTGTCATGCTCAAAGGATGGTGTATATATTGTGGGTGGTGCTCCTTCGGGAAATGCCTATATTTGGGAG GTTGCTGATGGAAGACTGCTCAAGACTTGGCGTGCCCATCACAAATCTTTGACTAGCATGGTGTTTTCTGATGATGATTCTCTTCTAATTTCTGGTTCTGACGATGGGATGATCCGGGTTTGGTCTATGATTAG TTTGCTAGACATCGCAGATTGTGGAAGGTTTCCTTCTTTGTTCCATTCTTTGTTGGAGCACACATCCTCTATAACTGGTCTGTTATCTATATCAGGCAGCTCGAGTCCAGTTCTCGTATCGAGCTCCCTTGATGGCACGTGCAAG GTTTGGGACCTGATCAGGGGTAGGCTTCTACGAACCCGAGTTTTTCCAACAGCAATAACTGCTATTGTTCTTGATCCAGGGGAGCAGCTCTTATTCTCTGGAAGCGCAGATGGGAGAATTTTTGTTAGCATGCTTGACACTGGGCTGGTGGTGGATCCATTCAAAGTTCCAGAGGATCGACCGATTGTGCTAAATGGACACAA CAGGTCCATAACTGCATTGGCCTTCAGTAGATTGGGTCTGGTGTCAGCTTCTAGGGACTGCGCTGCCCACCTCTGGGATGTTGCCAGTGGGGTTATCATCAGAAGATTCAATCATCCAAAAG GGGCAATTACTAATATGGTAGTGATCCCAAAGTCGTCACTGCTTTCTGTGACAAACCATCAGCGATTCTCTAATCAGTTCCGTGTTTCTTTGCTTGACAAGTATCCTCAGCCAGGCAACTCATCCATGGGAATGATCACTCTCCTACCTTTATGTTGTTCCCACAGAGTTCACCTCCCTACTATTGGCTTCCAAAGCACAGTTTCACTAAACCAGCAGATTCTCGATCTGGAG CAAGAATGTACACCAGGAGCAATACAAATGAAACTAGAGACAAGTATAGAGAACCGGATGTGGGCTGCAAGAATGACAAAGCACGTCATGGAGATGAACAAGCACTTGCAATCACGTTTACTAGATTTGATGCAGAACCGGTTGCTCTTATCTGCAGACTCAACCGCAgctagaaagagaaaaagggcGATGCTTGAGAGTTCAAGGATTCAGGAAGAGGAGCAATCACAGTTGCCAAGTTATCAATGA
- the LOC100262783 gene encoding cycloeucalenol cycloisomerase: protein MGGTGAASSSLWLATNPSKRWGELFFLLYTPFWLTLCLGIVVPYKLYENFTELEYLLLGLVSAVPSFLIPMQFAGEVDRSLCLKDRYWVKASLWIVIFSYVGNYFWTHYFFTVLGASYTFPSWKMNNVPHTTFLLTHVCFLFYHMSSNITLRRLRHSIADLPEKIQWFTEAAWILALAYFIAYLETIAISNFPYYQFVDRASMYKVGSLFYAIYFIVSFPMFLRIDEKPGNTWDLPRVAVDALGAAMLVTIILDLWRIFLGPIVLIPESNQCHQPGLPWFPGHGPKA from the exons ATGGGCG GTACAGGGGCGGCTTCTTCGAGTCTGTGGTTGGCTACGAATCCGAGCAAGAGATGGGGAGagttgtttttccttctctacaCTCCTTTCTGGCTCACTTTGTGCCTCGGGATTGTCGTTCCGTACAAGCTATACGAG AACTTTACGGAATTGGAATACTTGCTTCTCGGATTGGTTTCAGCTGTTCCTTCTTTCTTGATACCTATGCAATTTGCGGGGGAG GTTGATAGGAGCCTGTGCTTGAAGGACCGTTATTGGGTAAAG GCCAGTTTGTGGATAGTAATCTTTAGTTATGTTGGGAATTACTTCTGGACCCATTATTTCTTTACAGTTTTGGGAGCTTCATATACCTTTCCATCATGGAAGATGAATAAT GTACCACACACCACTTTCCTTCTCACACATGTCTGCTTCCTATTCTACCATATGTCGTCAAACATAACGCTTCGTAGACTACGACATTCTATTGCTGATTTGCCAGAGAAAATTCAGTGGTTTACTGAGGCTGCATGGATTTTAGCTCTTGCCTATTTCATAGCCTATTTAGAGACTATAGCTATTTCTAAT TTTCCATATTATCAGTTTGTGGACCGGGCATCCATGTACAaagttgggtccttgttttATGCTATTTATTTCATTGTAAGCTTCCCAATGTTTCTGAG GATTGATGAGAAACCTGGGAATACCTGGGACTTGCCCAGGGTGGCTGTAGATGCTCTGGGAGCTGCAATGCTTGTTACAATCATTCTTGATCTGTGGCGCATCTTTCTGGGACCTATTGTTCTGATCCCAGAATCAAACCAGTGCCATCAGCCAGGACTGCCATGGTTTCCAGGACACGGCCCCAAAGCTTGA